One genomic window of Camelina sativa cultivar DH55 chromosome 5, Cs, whole genome shotgun sequence includes the following:
- the LOC104786974 gene encoding protein CENTRORADIALIS-like — MARISSDPLMVGRVIGDVVDNCLQAVKMTVTYNSDKQVYNGHELFPSAVTNKPKVEVHGGDMRSFFTLVMTDPDVPGPSDPYLREHLHWIVTDIPGTTDVSFGKEMIGYEMPRPNIGIHRFVYLLFKQNRRGSVVSVPSYRDQFNTREFAHENDLGLPVAAVFFNCQRETAARRR, encoded by the exons ATGGCCAGGATTAGCTCAGACCCGCTTATGGTTGGGAGAGTGATCGGAGACGTTGTGGACAATTGTTTGCAGGCAGTGAAAATGACAGTGACCTATAACTCTGACAAGCAAGTCTACAATGGCCATGAACTTTTCCCTTCTGCTGTTACAAACAAACCTAAGGTTGAAGTTCATGGGGGTGACATGAGATCATTCTTCACTTTG GTCATGACTGATCCTGATGTTCCTGGACCTAGTGATCCTTATCTGAGAGAGCACTTGCACTG GATTGTTACCGATATCCCTGGGACAACTGATGTGTCATTTG GAAAAGAGATGATCGGGTACGAGATGCCTAGGCCAAACATAGGTATCCACCGCTTTGTGTATTTGTTGTTCAAGCAGAACCGTAGAGGAAGTGTGGTGTCTGTGCCATCGTACAGAGACCAGTTCAACACTCGGGAGTTTGCACATGAGAACGATCTCGGCCTCCCCGTCGCGGCTGTTTTCTTCAACTGCCAGCGTGAGACCGCCGCTAGACGCCGTTAA